TGGCAGTTACTTTCAGTTAGTTATTATAACTAACCAACCTAACTAACTTCCCTCAACCACATCCTAACTGTACCAGCTTATCTATACAAGAGATCCTAATCAGTTACAATCAATCCAATGGCTTGGAGtcttaacaaaatcttatataaaattaagGCAAAAACTGTTGCAAAGTCAACTATATAAGAGGCCGGTGGTGGGCAAGGGTATATGAAAGGGGCAGATGGAGGGTggggggttggggggggggggggtgttgaaATTAAGggcaaaatgagaaaaaaaattcaaaacaacattttttcaaCAGTAACTAGCTAGTGGATGGAAGGGCCACATTGAACACAGTCGCAtagtttagggacaaaattgAACATTACagactaaaatgaaaacaaaccaAACTTGGACAGTGTAAAATATAATTGAGACCAAATTTTTTGGTTCAGAGAACTAGTTCTAAAATTAAAACCTTTTCCATTTAGAACGGGAGCAGATACCCACAAAAAATCAACTTCAGATTCTTAATCTTTCCAATGGACATTCCCACCaaaccaaattttaaatattgactttttttcCTTCCCAATTAATTTTGAACTCTCAACCttataatcataaatataagCCAGGAGGATAGAAAGGATTAGGTTTATAATAAGgcttcaacaataaatttttcataGCAGAAATGAAGAAAAGGGTGATAATTCACAAATGAGACATTGCAAATCGGATGTGGCAATTgcaaattttgggactaaggtttaattgttgttgttgttgtatgtgAGAAGAAAGACAATATAGTTAATGTGTGTGTAGTTTTCTTCGTTTTACAATTACCAACTTATGTCATTAATATGCTGTGGCTCTTCATAATATTTTCTCtatgtgtgcatgtgtgttAAGTTCACTATAGAGTATAAACAAAATAGATATAAACTAAAACAAGTTTCAATCAGACTTTTGAGAAATTCCATAATAATCAAAActatataattcatatatagaCCAGTTTGATATCAAATAAAACCAATTTGATCAGGTGTCAACTGTGGAGcaatttatatgaaaaactAAACCGGTTCCATAGTTTAGCAAACAAAGCCTAGGGCATTAGTTAAGGAGGTATCAAGAGCACTAATCCAACAAATATGCAGAACATACTAATTTTTTAGacagttaaaagaaaaaaaaaaaaaaaaaaaaaaaaagtttgatccAGGACCTCATGTTACCAAAAATGTGTATAGTGCTAATATAATCGCAACCTATAAGAAAGTTCATAATGTTCATTCCCCAAAATTGGCAAACAAGTGAAACATGGCAAAGATGACACCACGTCCCATAAAGGAAGTTTTCCAAAGATGACACCATGAACTTCAAAATACTTTCAGGTTCCATTTGATGTgcaaataaatagaaatttgaAATAGTAAAAGTAGCACACAAATTGAGTATTACCCGCAGACGAGCAACTTCTCCCAATTGCATTCCCAGCACGCCTTCATCCCATCCTATAGATTGGTTCAAAGTGAAAAATAATTACTTCAACCGTATACTCTATAAATCTGCTAAACCAAAAAGGATGAACTCCTTAACTTGAAATATGAAGGAGAAATAAAATTCAAGTTGTACGATAAATCTGCTATTCTGCTATTTATAGTGAATTCTCTTTAAACTGTATTAAATAACAGAACATAGTGGATATGAAAGCAAATATCTAAAAGATATGCCCATTAAAAGAGAAACTTTTCCATCTCCTCAAGAAGTAATGGTAATGGAAAGTGGATATTTAAataggcttaaaaaaaaaagaaaaaaaagcaagcaGTCATATCATTTATCTTGAGACATTTGATCCATATAGAAAATATGTAACTTGCTACAATGTTTAACCATTAGTTCTCATATGATAGCACCGAATATTTCGACCTTCCACCTCATCAACAACAGTAGCAGATTGGAAAATTTTATCAGGCAAAGAGCAACAGAGAAGAGAAAATGGGTGATCAAGGTTGATGGGACAAAACAAGGTCAAGCTTCAATTTGGAGTATCAAGCCTATCTTTCTACCCATGAACCAAATACCGGTAAACTTTTGTGGTTATTTGTGACAACACACGCATATAGTAGATCTCGAACCCACGACCTCATTCCCTACCTTCCTATTACAAGTAAAAGAGACATCATTTGAGCTAGAGTTCATTGCCTAAATACTGCTAAACTTATCAGaccataaaaaagaagaaaatcataCAAGAAAGCAACCCAATAACACTAACTGGTCAGAAGAATGGCCATCCATTTAAACAGTCACTACATATGTTCTagggaaaataaattttaaaccttAAGATTTAGGGGTcgtaacaaattaaacttcgtagtttcaaaagtaacaaattaaacttgCAGGCGTAGCCTATACTAAATTCCAAACACAATGTCATTCCACATTAATTTGTTACACTTACACCCCTAAATTAGAACGTTAAAACTGTAATTTTGCCTATGTTTAATTTGCAGAACATAGAATATGAAATATGATGATGGAGCTCAAGCTCAACATAATAGGTAGAGTTACCTTTAATTACAGAACCTTGGCCAATTTTGAAGCTGAATGGCTCCTGCCCAGGATCCTTtgtactaaaaataaataaaaccatgacaaatatgaaatatattaaataatactcctcattcaaatcaattttaaaaaattaaaaggtagTACAATCCTTACCTCCAAAATTTTTGAGAGAGATCACCATTTTTCcctgaaaaaaataataataataataagaagaagaacatTAAGGAAatgtagaaacaaaaaacaaaaaaaaaaaggtagatagagagagagagagagagagagagagagagggtaacCGTAGCCAGTGCAGTGGACGGTGACGTTCTGACCAGGAACGGGCTTGGGACCGGTTCCGGGTCTCAAAACTTCCTTCTCCACTCCCATCTTTGTTTTCAGTCTTTGCTTTctttggtttagggttttgtgCAATCCAACAACATTCGACCTCGACTTGCCTCTTCACACGCTttatactgttttttttttttttttttttttttgggtgaagaaAGCAGCCcgagttgataaaaaaaataaatgtacaCGCTGAATTGCGTGGTGAGtgatgaactttttttttcttttttctttttctttcttttttggagaaatCACTCATAATTGGTTCCTTCGACAAGTCGTAAAGTTGGATGTGTTCTAAGTATTGTtttaataaagaattaaaatggaATTAGCAATTATTTGGATAtgaccaaacaaaaataaggaaaaatatacaaaaattccTATagctttttccttaaaaaatctCTTGATTTTcgtattattttatgtataaaaacCATTGATTGTGTCACATTTAACTCCTTAAGGATTTTAAGTGTAACAAAAAATCCCCACATGATATTTGTAGAACTAAGAAAACTAAAGGCATATTTAGTAGGCTGTAACAGTAATTACATAAGAATATGAATAGGTATTAGAAGGAATACAAGATGTTGTAATATAATACGTATTACAACAGCACAATAATAGAACCCCTAAAATTATGGAATGAAagcattttaaatcaaatttaatatatGTAGGGATAAAGGGCTCATAAAAGGATATTAGGCCGTGTTCGAGGACATTAAGTTGTCCGAGGACAGGTAGACATTAACGAGGACGTACAAATTAGTAAGCTATAGAAGAAATCTGGTCATAAAGGATTGGAAGTGTAGTCCGAGGAGAAATATCTCATTGGCTAAGCAGAGTAAGGGTCAAAGGTCCGACCTTTCATCAAGAACAACACACCAGACGATCATATTGGTAAGGATAAGCATCAAAAGGGAATAAGACAAAGGAAAACTGGGAAATATCTAGAAGAAatttgctaccaccgcattaaatgtTCTGCAGCTAaatctctagccgcattaatgtggaggtgatacctaaTCAGAGACATGCAGTCTTACACCTACCCATAAAGATTTCAGGAAGGAGAAGCTAGGATATAGACCAACACCAACAATTTGATCTACACATGGAGGGCTGAGATGAAGTAAAACAGgggaatataaagaagaaaaacccCATTACAAGGGGGGGATCGAAGAATATGGAGAAAAGAAGCGGTATACTGAAGAATTGTAATTGTGTTTAagtctaaaagaaatatataagaactaccATCCCCGGACTTTGCCAAGgaggattttctttgcattaaactatttattcatgctttcaaatattatttaGCCTACTGTGATTCCTGTCCAATACCTTGGAGTTCAGTTTCTAGCCCACTCattacaaattcattattttgggCTCTTTGAGCCTTAGTCCTTTTCACTTTTGGGCTTTCCAAGCTAAACATgcccttacaattggcaccatCTGTGGGAAGTTGAACATTCTTGAATTCGTCACATAACCATGGTGGGTTCAGGGCCAAACTGTGAAGAGTTTGTAGGGTCTCAACATCATGATCATTTCCTTAATCTTGAGCAGAGGAAAGACCGTGAAGTTAGTGTACACAACACTCATATAATTAGAAGTCATTCTAGAGGTGGGAGTCATGTGTCCCAAGGAGAAAGCACTAGGATTATGTAGTTGGAGATTGACCACTTACGGAGGAAACTATGCCATAAATGACGGAGAGGGACTTCTTCGAGCTCAGAACCTTCCTCTAGTGATGATAATGATGCTAGCTATAGGCCCAAATCAATGACTCCCCATAGTGAGTCTTTCTCATGTGATGAGGAGCGCCATTATAGGTAGAGAGGCAGAAGTCCATCTCACGGAGGCCTGGGtaatgatgctatgagtcgtGTCTTGTGCCAGATTTCTAAATCACCATTTACACAAAGGATTGAGAGAGGAAAACTTCATCGACGGTTTACTCAGCCAACATTTACCATGTATAATGGTAGAATAGACCTTATGGAGCACATTAGTCATTTCAATCAAACAATGACTATTCACTTCAAGAATGAAGCATTAATGTGCAAAGTATTCCAATCCAGCCTGGGACCAATGGTGATGAGATGGTTTGAAAGAAGTTTCAATCAATTCCTTTCAGGAGCTTACCAAGGCTTTTGGGGCCCGTTTTGTTACTTGTAGCAGGGTTCCTCGTCCCTTAAATTCTCTACAGTCCATGGCCATACAAGAGGGAGAGACCTTGAAAACGTAATCAGATaagtactgggagatgttcaatgagataaACGGAAattttaatgatgtggcaataaAGACTTTCAAGATCGGTCTACCTGCCGAGCATGATTTAAGGAAGTTCTTGACTAAAAAGCCTGCTAGGAGTGTACGCCAGCTTATGGATCGTATTAATGAGTATAAACGGGTCGAGGAGGACCAatagcaaggaaagggaaagacCAAAGTAGTTCCCCAAGGCTGAGGGGATTTCAGGTCTGAGAGGTATAATAACAATCGACCTAGGAGGGATTTCACTGGGCATACAAGATCTACTACTGCCCAAGTAGTTAGCGCTGTGTTCAAGGAGTCTGTGCACCAAATTctggagaaaataaaaatgagccatacttcaagtggccaaataaaatgggtGGAAACCCCACGAAGCACCACCAAAGTCTTCATTGTCAGTACCATTAAGACCGAGGACACACTACAGAAGAATGTAGGGCCTTACGGGACCATCTGGAGCAACTTTAAATTGGGAAATTAAAACAATTCTTGTATCAGCCTAGTAGACAATGGAGCCAAGCAGGGTCGAGATATTAGAGAGATGCTTCTTCAAGACTGCCTTTAGGGACAATTAGTGTTATTCTTGCTGCCCTGGGAAGGATTGGTTCCCATCCATCCAGAGTGATGTCTATAGCTCGGCCATTTGCGAAAGACCTGACCCCTAACCCTAAGAGGAGTAACATAGAAATCCGACTAGTTTTGAGCTTTTCTAATGAAGATAAGGTGGGGATCTTACAGCCACATGATGATACTTTAGTGGTTACCCTTAGGATTGGagggtatgatgtgaagagagtgCTGGTAGATCAAGGTAGTGGGCAGAGATTATGTACCCTAATCTGTATAAAGGGCTCAAGTTGAAACCTGAAGACTTGGCTTGCTATGATTCTCCTTTAGTAGGATTTGATGGGAAAATAGTCATCCTGAATGGTCAAATTAGATTGCCTGTTCAGGCAGGGTCAAAAGTCGAGGAAGTGGACTTCATTGTAGTAAATGCATATTCCCCCTACACTACTATtatggcaagaccttggttTCATACCATGGGGGCTGTTTCTTCCACTTTGCACTTAAAAGTGAAGTATCCATCAGGAGATCAAGTTGAGGAGCTGATTGAGAGTCAATCTATGGCCAAACAATATTTAGTGGCCGTAATTAGGCATCAGACTGGAAGTGAGTCCTCGATCCCTTGCAAAGAAGAGTTTGTAGCAATCAAAGGGAACAGTGTTGTTCAGGGATGTGGTGGCAGAAGGTGCAAAGTGTGa
This portion of the Castanea sativa cultivar Marrone di Chiusa Pesio chromosome 7, ASM4071231v1 genome encodes:
- the LOC142643756 gene encoding peptidyl-prolyl cis-trans isomerase FKBP12 — encoded protein: MGVEKEVLRPGTGPKPVPGQNVTVHCTGYGKNGDLSQKFWSTKDPGQEPFSFKIGQGSVIKGWDEGVLGMQLGEVARLRCSPDYAYGSAGFAAWGIKPNSVLVFEIEVLRAE